A single genomic interval of Zingiber officinale cultivar Zhangliang chromosome 4A, Zo_v1.1, whole genome shotgun sequence harbors:
- the LOC121971338 gene encoding uncharacterized protein LOC121971338 isoform X4 encodes MNQRRPSLSQKLMDASIVRSVCILLDEFEDSGDPDQYFQALVSLAREGIEKGKVSIWHDLSVVEDNCICSRLFGKMQNERSWMYNKNSSIMQNEEEEEEEEEEEEEDNHNDDFNF; translated from the exons ATGAATCAAAGGAGGCCCTCGCTATCGCAGAAACTGATG GACGCCTCTATTGTACGGTCGGTGTGCATCCTACTAGAT GAATTTGAAGACAGTGGCGACCCTGACCAATATTTCCAGGCGCTTGTGTCTTTAGCTCGGGAGGGCATTGAGAAAGGCAAG GTTTCAATTTGGcatgatctcagtgtagttgaagacaacTGTATTTGTTCACGTCTTTTCG gtaaaatgcagaatgagcgaagttggatgtataacaagaattcaagtataatgcagaatgaggaagaggaggaggaggaggaggaggaggaggaggaggataatcATAATGATGACTTTAATTTTTGa
- the LOC121971338 gene encoding uncharacterized protein LOC121971338 isoform X3 — translation MNQRRPSLSQKLMIGYRSCYEGRLYCTVGVHPTRCKEFEDSGDPDQYFQALVSLAREGIEKGKVSIWHDLSVVEDNCICSRLFGKMQNERSWMYNKNSSIMQNEEEEEEEEEEEEEDNHNDDFNF, via the exons ATGAATCAAAGGAGGCCCTCGCTATCGCAGAAACTGATG ATTGGCTACCGCTCATGTTATGAAGGACGCCTCTATTGTACGGTCGGTGTGCATCCTACTAGATGTAAG GAATTTGAAGACAGTGGCGACCCTGACCAATATTTCCAGGCGCTTGTGTCTTTAGCTCGGGAGGGCATTGAGAAAGGCAAG GTTTCAATTTGGcatgatctcagtgtagttgaagacaacTGTATTTGTTCACGTCTTTTCG gtaaaatgcagaatgagcgaagttggatgtataacaagaattcaagtataatgcagaatgaggaagaggaggaggaggaggaggaggaggaggaggaggataatcATAATGATGACTTTAATTTTTGa
- the LOC121971338 gene encoding uncharacterized protein LOC121971338 isoform X2, giving the protein MSSSVRMIDIAVNFTGGSLHESKEALAIAETDGRLYCTVGVHPTRCKEFEDSGDPDQYFQALVSLAREGIEKGKVSIWHDLSVVEDNCICSRLFGKMQNERSWMYNKNSSIMQNEEEEEEEEEEEEEDNHNDDFNF; this is encoded by the exons ATGTCTTCCTCCGTCAGGATGATCG ACATAGCCGTCAACTTCACAGGGGGATCACTTCATGAATCAAAGGAGGCCCTCGCTATCGCAGAAACTGATG GACGCCTCTATTGTACGGTCGGTGTGCATCCTACTAGATGTAAG GAATTTGAAGACAGTGGCGACCCTGACCAATATTTCCAGGCGCTTGTGTCTTTAGCTCGGGAGGGCATTGAGAAAGGCAAG GTTTCAATTTGGcatgatctcagtgtagttgaagacaacTGTATTTGTTCACGTCTTTTCG gtaaaatgcagaatgagcgaagttggatgtataacaagaattcaagtataatgcagaatgaggaagaggaggaggaggaggaggaggaggaggaggaggataatcATAATGATGACTTTAATTTTTGa
- the LOC121971338 gene encoding uncharacterized protein LOC121971338 isoform X1, protein MSSSVRMIGKSASQTLLSVPEDRSIFFTQFLLTSPLSCRRNRSRRKADIAVNFTGGSLHESKEALAIAETDGRLYCTVGVHPTRCKEFEDSGDPDQYFQALVSLAREGIEKGKVSIWHDLSVVEDNCICSRLFGKMQNERSWMYNKNSSIMQNEEEEEEEEEEEEEDNHNDDFNF, encoded by the exons ATGTCTTCCTCCGTCAGGATGATCGGCAAGTCCGCTTCCCAAACTCTTCTTTCGGTTCCAGAGGATCGATCAATCTTTTTTACTCAATTTTTACTAACGTCTCCCCTTTCCTGTCGTCGGAATCGATCGAGACGCAAAGCAGACATAGCCGTCAACTTCACAGGGGGATCACTTCATGAATCAAAGGAGGCCCTCGCTATCGCAGAAACTGATG GACGCCTCTATTGTACGGTCGGTGTGCATCCTACTAGATGTAAG GAATTTGAAGACAGTGGCGACCCTGACCAATATTTCCAGGCGCTTGTGTCTTTAGCTCGGGAGGGCATTGAGAAAGGCAAG GTTTCAATTTGGcatgatctcagtgtagttgaagacaacTGTATTTGTTCACGTCTTTTCG gtaaaatgcagaatgagcgaagttggatgtataacaagaattcaagtataatgcagaatgaggaagaggaggaggaggaggaggaggaggaggaggaggataatcATAATGATGACTTTAATTTTTGa